GCGAGCGCCTGCGCATGGCGCAGGAAGCCGCGCAGCAGCAGAAGGCGAAAGCCGAAGGTGCGGGCGCAGGCAAGGATGGCGGCGCGGGCGCCGCTTCGTCCGACAACTAACCCCTTCGTCGAATTTTTTGGGTCCAAATCTAGACAAGTTGTTTTTCTAGTTGTACGATGACTGATCACTTGCTCGGGCATCCGGGCGAAGCCATGAGGCACATCGAATAACTGGAGGCATCCGCATGACCATCAACCGACGCGGCGCACTGGGCGCCGCCCTGGCCACGACCTTGGCCGCCAGCCTGCCGGTGCGCGCGTTCGCACAGGGCAACGGCAACTGGCCGTCCAAGCCGATCAAGATCATCGTCCCGTACCCGCCGGGCGGCTCGTCCGACATCATTGCGCGCGCCATCAGCCAGCCGCTGTCGGAAGCGTTGGGCCAGTCGGTCATCATCGACAACCGCGCGGGCGCCAACGGCAACCTGGGCGCCGATCTGCTGGCCAAGGCGCCGGCCGATGGCTACACGCTGATGCTGTGCGACCTGGGCGCGCTGGCGATCAGCCCGTCGCTCTATCCCAAGCTGCCGTTCGATCCGTCCAAGGACCTGCGCAGCGTGGGCATGCTGGCCTACTCGCCGCACCTCCTGGTGGTGCATCCCTCGGTGCAGGCGAGCACGCTCAAGGAACTGGTCGAGCTCTCGAAGAAAAGCGATCTCAACTTCGCCGTCACCGCCAGTGGCAGCACCGCGCACCTGGCCGGCATCGAGTTGCAGCGCAAGGTCGGCGCGAAGTGGGAATACGTGCCCTACAAGGGCGGCGTGCAGGCCGTGCTCGACACCGTCTCGGGCCAGACGCAGGTGCTGATGAACGGCATGCTCGCCACCTACCCGCAGGTGCAGGCCGGCAAGCTCAAGCTGATCGCTGTGTCCAAGGCCACGCGCATGCCGCTGATCGGCAGCGTGCCGACCATCGCGGAGCAGGGCGCGCCCGGCTACGAGTCGGGCACCTGGCAGGGCGTGGTCGCCGGACGCGGCGTGCCCGATGCGGTGATCGCGCGGCTCAACCGCGAGCTCACCCGCATCATCCGCACCCCCGACATCCGCGCCCGCCTCGCAGGCCAGGGCGCCGAGGTCGTGACCATGACTGCGCCCGAGCAGGACCAGTTCTTCGCCAAGGAGCGCGCGCGCTGGGCCCAGGTGATCAAGGAAGCCAGCGTCAAGCTCGACTGACCGGCCGCCCACCCACCCTCATTTTTCTTTCTCAAATCTTCACTGGACGTTTCCCGATGAACCCGCAAGAACTCAAGACCATCATGGGCTCCGGCCTGCTCTCGTTCCCGCTGACCGACTTCGACAGCAACGGCGACTTCAACGCCCAGGGCTACGTCAAGCGCCTCGAATGGCTGCAGCCCTACGGCGCGAGCGCGCTGTTCGCCGCCGGCGGCACGGGCGAGTTCTTCTCGCTGACCGGCGACGAGTACCC
This region of Variovorax sp. RKNM96 genomic DNA includes:
- a CDS encoding tripartite tricarboxylate transporter substrate binding protein — its product is MTINRRGALGAALATTLAASLPVRAFAQGNGNWPSKPIKIIVPYPPGGSSDIIARAISQPLSEALGQSVIIDNRAGANGNLGADLLAKAPADGYTLMLCDLGALAISPSLYPKLPFDPSKDLRSVGMLAYSPHLLVVHPSVQASTLKELVELSKKSDLNFAVTASGSTAHLAGIELQRKVGAKWEYVPYKGGVQAVLDTVSGQTQVLMNGMLATYPQVQAGKLKLIAVSKATRMPLIGSVPTIAEQGAPGYESGTWQGVVAGRGVPDAVIARLNRELTRIIRTPDIRARLAGQGAEVVTMTAPEQDQFFAKERARWAQVIKEASVKLD